TAAAGGAACAGTTAAAATATCATTTACTTTTTTACCTTTGAAAATTTTAAATTCATCATCATGAACACTTCCTAAACCAACGATAAATCCTTTAATTTCTTTTTTCTCTGAATCAACTTTTCCATTATTTAAAAATTCAACTTCAATATCAATTATTGATCCTGGAATTTTGATCTTATCAGGAGTTTTATCAAAGTCACGAGCTTTTGAAAATTTTGAAAGTGCAATGGTATTTCTTAGAAATCCTGTTTTTGAAACTTTAATATCATCAAAGTATTCAAATTTATATTTTTCAGGAAAGTTTTGTAGAATTTTTAAAGTTTGATTTTCGATAAAAAAGAAATCACAAAAGAACTTAAATTCTTTTTCATTTAACTCCAAAGTTGATGTATCCATTTTTATTAAAAACTTGTCTTCGAATTCATATTGATCTTTTATATCTTCAACAAGTGGTTTCATTAATAATTTATAAACATTTAGTTTAACTAAATCTGAATTTGGATCTTCAGGTTGACCTAGTCTATCATAGATTTCAAAATACATTTGACGATCAAATGAAAAATGAATTCTTCAATGAACATTATCAATTTTTTCTATATTATAAAATTCACTATTTTTTATCTTGTTGTATTGGTAATTATTTTCCATATTAGCCTAATCAATTCTTGCTCAAAGCAAATTGATTTTTTCTCCTTTTATTTTTAAATTTTTTTGCAAATGCGAAACTAAAACGCTTTGACCATAATCTAATTTTATACCATTTATTTCAATAGGGTTTTTTTCAATAGATGTAATAACAGAAAATCACTTTAAATCAAACAAAAAATCAAGTTCATCTTTGGCAAAAATTCTGTATAAACTAAAGTTATTATTAGTAACTAGTTGTTCTAAATTTTCACTTACTAAATGCTTGGTATTTTTTTGATTTTTTTCAAAATTAGTACTAGCTTCCAAAGCTTCTTCAAGATGTAATTCTCTGGGCTTATTATCAACTAATCTATCATAGTCATAAAACCTATATGTAATGTCACTTGATTGTTGAATTTCATAGACAAAAGAATTTTTTTCAATTCCATGAATTGTTCCAGCTTTAACATCGATGACATCATGTTTTTTTACATCAACATATTGAATTATTTGATCTCATTTTTTTTGATCAACTAGAGATCTTAATTCTTCTTTATTTTTTGCTTTTGTTCCATAAATAACTTGAGCATTTTGATCTAGATCTAAAAAATACCAAGCTTCATTTTTTCCAAATTTTTGTCCATGTTTTTTCAAAGCCATTTCATCACTTGGATGCACTTGCAAAGAAAGCTTATCTCCTGTATTTAAAAATTTAATTAAAATTGGAATTTCATCAAAATCTTTATTATGAAAAAATTTTTTATTATTTTTAAAAAATTCTGAAAGTTTGATATTTTCAATTAAGCATTCCTTATTTTTTATTGATGAAAAAATCCAAACTTCACCAATTCCTTCTTCGTTTGTTATTGAATATTTTTTTAAAAAATTTCCTGCTCAACTTTTCTTTTCTAAATAAGGAGTTATTCTTTTTACATACATAAATTTATTTTAATAAAACTATTAAATAGTAGTTCTAAAATCCTAAGATAAAATCAACATTTTAATGTGAAAAAATTATAATCATAATTTAAATATTTAAATATAAAAAGTTAGATGAATTCTTTAAAATTCATTTTACATTTTTAAACAATCTATTCAAATTAAATATTTAAAATTTTTTGTCAATTACAATTTAAAGAAATAAAAATTTCCAAATAATCTAGTCTAAAATAGACAAAATTTTATCTTGATAAATCATCACAAAAAATTTAAATATATATTTATTTTTTTATTAATTGATATTCAATATGTCTAGCTTCTTGTGTATAAAAAATATACAAATTTGAATACCTTTTTATTCCTTTATAAATAAGCAAAATGCTAGCATTGATTTTTGAAATGTCTCTTAAACTTTTTTTATTTTTTAAGCTTTGTGTAGAGTGTTGATTTAAAAAATCAAGTGCACATTTATTAATAAAAATATTAAATAATTAAACTGGGACAAAAAAATAAAAAACACTTTTTAAAATATACTTTAAATAGGAGTGTTTATGAAACAACTAAAACCAGAACAATGAAAGAAATGATTTTCATTATATGAAGAATTTTATGATGGAAAAATTAATATAAAAAAATATATATTTTTAGTAAACAAAAATATTGGTAAAGATTGAAAAAATACATATGTAAAATCTTGATTTTTCAAAAAATATTCTGCTTTTCAAAAAGATGAACAATCTTTAATTTCACAAACTGGCAAATCTACAGCTAACAAAAAAAATAACGGTAGACCACCAAAAAGAAAAGAAGTTAATGAATATACAAGAGAAGAATTAGAAGAGATTGTTAAAATTTATAGAATAATTTTTGATGACATTAGTGAAAAAGAAATTCGAAAAAAAATTAAAGAACATAAAGATAAAGAAAAAATATTAACTAAAATTTCATGAAAAGAATTTCTCTTTTCAAAATCAACATATTATTCTTGAAAAAAACCTAAACTTGCAGAGCCGAAAAAAGATCAAGAAATTGAAGAAATTATTAGAAAATCATTTCATGAAAACAAAGGTATATTTGGTAGAAAAAGATTAGAAATTTATATTCAAAATAAATATAAAAGGTATATAAACTATCGAAAAATAGGTAGAATTTTGCTTAAATTAAATCTTTTTTGCAAAATTAGAAGAGCAAAAAGAAAAAATGAAATTAAAAATCTTAATACTAAATATCAAAATCTAATTCAAAGAGACTACAATGGCAAATTTAACAACATAGTTGCCACTGATGTAACTTATATTCCAAGCCCCAAAGATGCAATTAACAATCATGTTTATTTATCGATTGCAATTCATCATCAAAGCAAGAAAATAATTAATTGAAATCTAAGTAAAAGAAATGATGTTAAGTTAGTTTTAGATCATATTTCTAAAATCAAATTTGATAAAGAGTGAATAATTCACTCAGATCATGGAAGTCAATATTCATCAAATCAGTATAGTGAAATTATTAAAGAAAACAATGGGATAATTTCAATGAGTAGAATCGCAAATTCACTTGATAATCGAGAAGCAGAATATTTCTTTTCAAATATCAAAAGTGAGTGCTTAAATGATCTAAAAATTTCAAAATTATCATTCAAAGAATTGCAAGAAATTATTCAAAATTATATTGACTGATACAATAATGAAAGATTACAATCAATCTTAGAATGAAAAACACCTCAACAAAGCTGAGATGTTCTAAGTGTTTTTTAAATAGTCACTTTTTTTGTCCTAGTTTAAATTGTTACACTTGATTTTAAAATTTAGAATCTAGAAAATGATATTTATTTTAAATACTCCACTAAAGTTTTAACCATTACACCAGTACATGAATCACCAACATTTGCAGTACCTGCTATGTCGATGTGAATATGATCAACTCCTTCATTGAACTCGTTTAAAAACATCATAGCAGAGTTTGAGCCACCTAGTCCTGAGTAATCAACATTTCTTAGATCAGCAACACTTGATTTTTTAATACCTTTTGCAAATTCTGCATCAATTGGCATTCTTCAAATTTTTTCTCCAGCTACTTTAGAAGCTTTTTCTAATTTTTCTCATTTTGAATCGTTTGTTGATCAAACTCCAGTATATGTATTACCTAAAGCAACAACAATAGCTCCAGTTAAAGTTGCAACATCAATTAGATCAGTTGATTTTAATTCTCTAATTGCATAAGTCATTGCATCTACCATTACTAAACGACCTTCTGCATCAGTGTTATTTATTTCAACTGATTTTCCATTCATTGATTTTCAAACTGAATCAGGTAAATTAGCATCTCCATTTACTCTATTGTCTGTAATGGCAAGCACTGCACTTACATTTCTTTTTACACCTAAAGCACTTAATGCAAAAACTACAGCAGAAACAATAGCAGCTCCTGACATATCATATTTCATACCTACCATACTTTTAGCAGGTTTTAGACTATATCCTCCAGAGTCAAAAGTAATACCTTTACCAATTAGTGAAGTTCTTTCTTTTGATGAGCTATCTCCATTATAAGAAAGAACAACAACTCTAGGCTCAAACATGCTTCCTTTGTTTACTGAAAGAAGTAAATTCATCCCATGTTTTTCAATAGCTTTTTTATCTAAAACTTTAACTTCAACATTTTCAAAAGACTTAGCTTTTTCTTCAACTTTTTTAGCCATTCATTCTGAATTACAAATGTTTGGTGGAGTTGTTTGTAAATCTCTTGCAAAATTAACAAGAGATGAAATTAATTTTGCTTTTTCATAGACTTCAGCAAAACATCTATTAGCATTATTTCAGATAGTTAAACTAACTTTGTTTTCATCGCTTTCTTTTTTTCTATGACTAAAAAGATCAGCTTTAATATAATCATATTTTATGTATAAATCATAAATAATATCTTCTAACTTGTATGAAGGAGTTTCAAAAGATAAAATATCTAGTTGATATGATCTTTTCATAGATGGAATAAAAGAGTCTAAAAAACTATTTCACACTTCTCTTGAAAAATCTTCTTTTTTACCTAAAAAAACATAAGCTTCGTTTTTTTCTACAAACTCTGTAATTACATTTTTAGTTTTTATTAGTCCTTCAATTTTTGCCTCTGAGTCAAAAACTGCTTTTAAAAGCATTTCACTGTTTCTTTCTCTTGTTTGTTTTTCTAATAACATAATAATTAACCTTTCTTTAACTTATAAATATTAATCTAAATTTTCATGCATATAATTGTCTAAATGACAACTTTTATTGCAATTATAACACATACAAAAAAGCATAAAAGAAAATATACTTTTAAATGAAAAAGCTTATTATTTTTAATAATTTTTTAAATAAAAAATAGTCTTTGTTTTTAAAAGTAAAAAATTAAAATTTTTAACAAATATTGTATTTCAATAATTGTTTTTATTTTTTATAGTCAAGGCATAAAAACAATTAAACCTATTGCAATGGCAGCAATCAAAATCACAAAAAGTGGAACTCTTTTTTTTAGAGCTATCACCGACAAAACAATAATTGATGGAACAAAAAAACCAGCTGCAATTAATCTTCAACCTGTAAAAAAAACACTCTTGGCACCTTCTGTGTCAAAGTGAATATATTTATCAATTGAGGAGTTAAATCTTAGTTGAGGATAAACCAAAGAAATAAATAATTGGAAAATTAAAGCAAAGATAATTCCAGCTACTATTGGTTTCATTAAACTAACTATATTTTTCAAGTATTTATTCTTAGAAATTTTTTCAAAAAACTTAGTTGCATAAAGCATTAAGATAATTGAAGGAAGAGCAAAAACTAAGTAGGTAATAAAGACAAAAAAATAAGCTCATATTGAACCTTTAGCAACTATATACCCTGTAAAAAAAGCAAGTTTAGTTGAAACAACTCCAGGAGTGGAATTACTAATTACAAAAACATAGTCAATTAATTCTTGATCAATTTTAAGTGAAAATGTTTTGCCAACAAATTTTCAAATTACCTCATAAAGAGGCATAAAAACTTGACCTCCACCAAAGACAATTAAACCAGTAACTAAAACAAGCAAACTTGAGACAAATAAAACTAATAACATTAGTTATTTATCTCCTCATCTTTTTTTCTTTTATCTTTTATTTTTGATTTTATAAGTTCAAAAATAAAAACAAAAACAATAACAGCTACCATAATTAAAGATGCTATGTTATATGGAGTTGGAACAAAAAAAGAAAAAGCTAAAGTAAAAGAAAAAAGGCCAAATCAAATTGGAAAAGAAAGTTCTTTTTGTGACATTTTTAAATATCTTCATCCAAACAAAATTAACAAAGCTAAAATAACTGAAAGAACAGAAATATGAAAAACATAAACATATTTTTCAGGCAGACTATTAAGAGCAAAAAATAAACCAAAAGCCATTAAGACATGAGGTAATATTCCAAGCAAAGTAACTATCATTCCTTTAGTTTTTCCTATTGTTTTTATTGCAACAAATGAGAGCATCTCTACAACGGAGGGACCTGGAATCATATTGGTTACAATTACGGCATTATCAAAGTCTTCTTGGCTAATTCATTTTCTTTGATCAACTGCTATTTTTTTAATAATAGGCATTAGTGCATTTCCTCCACCAAAACCTATAAAAGTAGCTTTTAAAATAAATAATAAAACTGAAAAAAAACTAGGCTTTTTATCTTTTTGCATAATTTCAATATTATACTAAGATAAGTTATTTTAAATATGGAGGAAATTATCAAAGTCAGAAGAATTTTTTTTATTTCTACATCACTTTTAGGTTTATCCCAAGAACATGAACCAAAAACTTTAGAATATAAAAATCCCAACTCATTTTATAAAGTCTCTTTACATCAAGACTTTAGCATCACTTCTTTAAAAAAGCTTGGTCTTACTAATTTAACAAAGCTTTTTGGTAAGCACAAAAACAAATCATCACTAGCACAAGAGTTTTTAATTGAAAGTGATTTAATTTATGAAAAAGTTAATAAAGCTATTGAACAAATTTTTGATTTTAAAAAAAGTAAAAATTTGACTTTTAATAGATTAGATCAAAATTCACATTCAAGTGAATTAGAGCTTCTTGATGATCTAATAGATTACATTAATGATCAAAATGAAATTTCAATTAATTTAGCTATTTTAAATGAATTTGAAAAAGATTTAGATCATCATAATAAATTAGATCAATATGTAGATTTTCTTTCGAGTTTTGATAACAAATTAGCTAAAATAATTAATTGTTTAGAAGATAGCGATGTTCTATTTTTTCTAGGCTCATATCAATGTAAAAAAACAAAATATAAAAACAAAATGTTTTGACCATTTTTAATTTATCAAAAGTCTATTAAAATTAAAAATGAAACAAAAAAACAAATCAAAGATTTAAATTTTATTAAAGAGCGATTAATAAAATTTAATGATCAATTTTAAGGAAATTATGGAAAAAGAAAAACTGTTTAATCGTTTAAAAGAATACATGGAACTTGAGGCTATGTCAAGATATGAAGAGCCTGTTGTTGAGGCTTTAAGAAAAAATATTTCAAAAGGTTTTGTCTCTTCTAGAGATGGTCTTGGTTCGTTGATTTTAAAACACGAAAAATCAAAAAGCAACTCTCCAAGAATTATGGTTGCAGCTCACATGGATGAAGTTGGTTATACCCTTAGAGAAGTTGAAACAAATGGCCAAGTTAGATTAAGTGCTGTTGGAGGAATTTGACCTACTGTAGTAATAGGAACAAAAGCAAAACTTTATGTAAATGCCACAGGAAAAACCTATGATGGAGTTTTTGGTCATACATCAATTCACATTATGGATCCAGCTAAATTTAAAGAAGCTATTCAAACAAATGATTTATATGCTGATTTTGGTTTTGAATCAAAAGAAAAAGCAGAGCAACTTCAAGTTAGTGCTGGGGATAGAGTTTATTTAAGTGGACAAACCATTAGACTTCATGATCCCAACTTAGTCGGTGGTAAGGCAATGGACAATAGAGCAGGAGTTACTGTTTTAGATTACATAGCTCAACATATTCAAAATGTTGATTTACCAAATGAAACTTTTTTAGTTGGAACAGTTCAAGAAGAAGTTGGTCTAAGAGGAGCTAAAGCTAGTGTTGGAATTGTTGAACCTGATATAGCAATAGCCCTTGATACATGTGCTTCTCATGATACTCTTGGAGCAAAACAAGGAATTCAAAAATTAGGTAATGGAGCTGCTCTAAGAATTCAAGATCAAGGGACAATGATGGATCCTAAATTAGTTGAATTTATTTTTGCCTTAGCCAAAAAACACAACATCCCAGCTTATAAATATGTAGCCCAAGGTGGTGGAACTGATGCTGGTGAGCTTCAGTTTGGAAAAAAAGGTGTAGCTACTATAACCATCTCAATTCCTCAAAGATATCTTCACTCACCAATAGGTGTTGCTTCTCTTGTTGATTTAAAAGCTTGTGGAGATTTAATTGTTGAATTTTTAAAATCTTTTGATAAAGAAGCTTTTGAAAAAATGAAATATAAATAAAAGTTAGCAATAACTTAAACAAGAATATTCATATATAATTTATATGAATATCTTTTTTGTTTATTTTTGATTTTTGAGCTTTATTAAAAATCAAAAAAATAAAATTCAAAAAAGCATTAAAAAGGGGTCAAAATGCATGATAAAAAATTATTAGATAGTGATTTTACACATTTGCATAAATTTTTAAATTTGAAGGTTAGAAAAAATTTTTTATTAGTTCCTTTCTTTTCTAACATCTTATTCTGAATGCTTTTTTCTAGTTTACTTGAAGTCAAATTATTTGATAGAGAGCTAGTTAAAAAAATGAAAAAAAGTTATTTTAGAAGATTGATTTTACCTTTATTAATTTTTGTTGTTTTTATAATTCCATGATGAGTTTGAACAATATTGACACATTCACACACAGGATTTGCAACTTTTGCATATAGTAAATTTTCTTTACTTATTTGAGCACTTTCTCCATTAGTTATTTTCTTTATATTAAATCCTATTTTTATACATACAAGAAATTCATATATTAAAAAAGTTTATGAAAACATGAAAACTAATGGGCAATTAATTGAAGATCCAATTGAAGTTGTTTCAATTAATTCATGAGATGCATATCTTCATTCATACCTTTGAGGAATTAAAAAAAATCGTTGAAGATCAAGAGCAAGTGATAACTTTGAAGTTAAAATAGCAGAGGAAAAAATACCTTATTACAACATTGCTCCTAGCAAAAAGCTAGGTTGAAATTATAAAAAGCAAAAAAATAAAAATATCTCTTCTAGTGCATCTAAATTTTTTTGAGCTACAGGAAATGTTTTATCTTGATTTGCTAGTTTTAATTGACTAAGTTATTTAACAATATTATTAGAAAATAAAAATCCAGAACTTTCTTTAAAAACAACAATATTTCACAAATACTTGTTAAGTTCTTTTATAGCATTTCTTTACTGATTTGGTTTTTTTGTTTGTATATTTTTTTGAACTTCAGATGTTATATATTTAAAAGATACAAAAAGCCTAACTTTAGAAATACTTTTTGTTCCAATTTTACTTTCAATACATTTAATAATTTCATTTATCAAAAACATTCTTTTAAAAATTTGAATTACTTGATCACTTAAAAACTCAACTAATTTAAAAGTTAAAAAAGAAGAAGACCAAACAGAGTCTTTCAATAATTCAATGTCAAATTTAAAGATAAAACCTACTGGCGAAATTGATGGTTAAAAACTTCTTAAAAAACTCTTTATAATAATTTATATTTTCCCTGCTTTTGTATAGAAAATTCAACTAGAAAATTTTTAAAATATTAAAGAGCAAAATAAGATGGAAAAAGTCAATTTTAAAAACAAGCAACACTTTAAAAAACTTGCTTGTTTTTTTATTGAAAATCAAAAAACAGCAAAAATCTCACTAGCTTTTAGAGCCTTTTTTTATAATGAGATAAATCATAAAAATATCTAGTCTAAAAATTGTTAAATTGCTTATTTTTTAATAACATAAATTGTTAAAAGAATATAAACTTATTTATAATTTAAATTAAAATGAAATTTAAGAAAAAATCAAATTTCAAACTTTATTTGAAAGGACCAAAATGAATAATAATTGAAAACCAAATAGAGGATCAAATCCATATATAAACCAAAATCCTCAAACTCCACAAAACCCACAAAATCCACAAGCTTTGCAAAATCCTCAAAATCAACAAAACTTGCAAAATCAAAATCCATATCCAAATGCTCAATATGGATATGCACCTCAACAAGGGCAAATGCCAGTAAATACTCCAATGCCTCAAGTTGGACAAGTTTATAATAATGCTTATGATCCTCAAGTTGGCCCTCAACCAATGAACACTCAACAATTTTCATATGATCCTAACATTCAATATAACACTTCTCAATTTAATAATCCATATGCAAATCAAAGAAATCCTCAGTTTGTTCCAAGTCAAACTCAACAGTTTTCTTATGATCCTAATGCTCAATATAATAGTGCACAATTTAATAACCCATATCAAGGACAATACCAACAGCCAAAAGTTGTAAATGAAGGAGCTAATCCTTTTTATCAACCAGAATTCAAAACACAACAATTTGAATACCAAGCGCCAAGACAAGCAAACTTTAATCCAAATATCTCTACATTAGAGAGAAAAATTAAAGCTCTTGATAAAATGCTCTCTGAAAAACTAATTTCAATTTCAGAATATGTTGAAAGAAAAAACGCACTTTTAAAGACAGAATTAGAAAAAATCTAGTTTTAATTTAGTTTTAAAAAATTAGCACTCTAAGTTTTATTGTGCTAAAATGTTTAACTATGAATAAAAAAGAAGACTACTACAAAATTTTAGGCATTGACAAAAGCGCTAATGAAAAGGAAATTAAAAAAGCATATCGTAAACTAGCAATGGAACATCACCCTGATCGTTCATCTTCAAAAGAATCTGAAGCTAAAATGCGAGAGATCAATGAAGCCTATGAAGTGCTTTCAAATCCAGAAAAAAAAGCCATATATGACAAATATGGTCATGAAGCTGCTAACAATCCTGGATTTAATGGCTTTAATGCAGGAAGCGCAGGATTTGGAAACTTTGGCGGCTTTTCT
The sequence above is a segment of the Mycoplasmopsis pulmonis genome. Coding sequences within it:
- a CDS encoding chromate transporter is translated as MQKDKKPSFFSVLLFILKATFIGFGGGNALMPIIKKIAVDQRKWISQEDFDNAVIVTNMIPGPSVVEMLSFVAIKTIGKTKGMIVTLLGILPHVLMAFGLFFALNSLPEKYVYVFHISVLSVILALLILFGWRYLKMSQKELSFPIWFGLFSFTLAFSFFVPTPYNIASLIMVAVIVFVFIFELIKSKIKDKRKKDEEINN
- a CDS encoding M17 family metallopeptidase, translated to MLLEKQTRERNSEMLLKAVFDSEAKIEGLIKTKNVITEFVEKNEAYVFLGKKEDFSREVWNSFLDSFIPSMKRSYQLDILSFETPSYKLEDIIYDLYIKYDYIKADLFSHRKKESDENKVSLTIWNNANRCFAEVYEKAKLISSLVNFARDLQTTPPNICNSEWMAKKVEEKAKSFENVEVKVLDKKAIEKHGMNLLLSVNKGSMFEPRVVVLSYNGDSSSKERTSLIGKGITFDSGGYSLKPAKSMVGMKYDMSGAAIVSAVVFALSALGVKRNVSAVLAITDNRVNGDANLPDSVWKSMNGKSVEINNTDAEGRLVMVDAMTYAIRELKSTDLIDVATLTGAIVVALGNTYTGVWSTNDSKWEKLEKASKVAGEKIWRMPIDAEFAKGIKKSSVADLRNVDYSGLGGSNSAMMFLNEFNEGVDHIHIDIAGTANVGDSCTGVMVKTLVEYLK
- a CDS encoding IS3-like element IS1138B family transposase, coding for MKQLKPEQWKKWFSLYEEFYDGKINIKKYIFLVNKNIGKDWKNTYVKSWFFKKYSAFQKDEQSLISQTGKSTANKKNNGRPPKRKEVNEYTREELEEIVKIYRIIFDDISEKEIRKKIKEHKDKEKILTKISWKEFLFSKSTYYSWKKPKLAEPKKDQEIEEIIRKSFHENKGIFGRKRLEIYIQNKYKRYINYRKIGRILLKLNLFCKIRRAKRKNEIKNLNTKYQNLIQRDYNGKFNNIVATDVTYIPSPKDAINNHVYLSIAIHHQSKKIINWNLSKRNDVKLVLDHISKIKFDKEWIIHSDHGSQYSSNQYSEIIKENNGIISMSRIANSLDNREAEYFFSNIKSECLNDLKISKLSFKELQEIIQNYIDWYNNERLQSILEWKTPQQSWDVLSVF
- a CDS encoding chromate transporter, giving the protein MLLVLFVSSLLVLVTGLIVFGGGQVFMPLYEVIWKFVGKTFSLKIDQELIDYVFVISNSTPGVVSTKLAFFTGYIVAKGSIWAYFFVFITYLVFALPSIILMLYATKFFEKISKNKYLKNIVSLMKPIVAGIIFALIFQLFISLVYPQLRFNSSIDKYIHFDTEGAKSVFFTGWRLIAAGFFVPSIIVLSVIALKKRVPLFVILIAAIAIGLIVFMPWL
- a CDS encoding type I phosphomannose isomerase catalytic subunit, yielding MYVKRITPYLEKKSWAGNFLKKYSITNEEGIGEVWIFSSIKNKECLIENIKLSEFFKNNKKFFHNKDFDEIPILIKFLNTGDKLSLQVHPSDEMALKKHGQKFGKNEAWYFLDLDQNAQVIYGTKAKNKEELRSLVDQKKWDQIIQYVDVKKHDVIDVKAGTIHGIEKNSFVYEIQQSSDITYRFYDYDRLVDNKPRELHLEEALEASTNFEKNQKNTKHLVSENLEQLVTNNNFSLYRIFAKDELDFLFDLKWFSVITSIEKNPIEINGIKLDYGQSVLVSHLQKNLKIKGEKINLLWARID
- a CDS encoding zinc-binding metallopeptidase family protein; amino-acid sequence: MEKEKLFNRLKEYMELEAMSRYEEPVVEALRKNISKGFVSSRDGLGSLILKHEKSKSNSPRIMVAAHMDEVGYTLREVETNGQVRLSAVGGIWPTVVIGTKAKLYVNATGKTYDGVFGHTSIHIMDPAKFKEAIQTNDLYADFGFESKEKAEQLQVSAGDRVYLSGQTIRLHDPNLVGGKAMDNRAGVTVLDYIAQHIQNVDLPNETFLVGTVQEEVGLRGAKASVGIVEPDIAIALDTCASHDTLGAKQGIQKLGNGAALRIQDQGTMMDPKLVEFIFALAKKHNIPAYKYVAQGGGTDAGELQFGKKGVATITISIPQRYLHSPIGVASLVDLKACGDLIVEFLKSFDKEAFEKMKYK
- a CDS encoding MMOB4860 family gliding motility internal complex protein; the protein is MNNNWKPNRGSNPYINQNPQTPQNPQNPQALQNPQNQQNLQNQNPYPNAQYGYAPQQGQMPVNTPMPQVGQVYNNAYDPQVGPQPMNTQQFSYDPNIQYNTSQFNNPYANQRNPQFVPSQTQQFSYDPNAQYNSAQFNNPYQGQYQQPKVVNEGANPFYQPEFKTQQFEYQAPRQANFNPNISTLERKIKALDKMLSEKLISISEYVERKNALLKTELEKI